The sequence GTAGCTAGCTGTTCCCTCCACTCCCAGTCAGACTGAGAGTGCTATCGTCTTATCCACTGTAACTCTGGGCAAGAAAACTATGGTAATAAGTGTGTTTCCCCAAAACCACATCTACTGGAATATGTTTGGAGTAAAGGTATTCGATATTGAATCTCCAACTGAGTGCGTCATCAATATAGACCTTTAGCCCTTGGTATTGATGAGTGCTGTCTCGAGTGATAGATTTGCAATCGATGTTAATTAACTGGGATCAAACACCACACTATCTTGTGTccttttcacatttaaattaaGGGGTTTAGTATCACATTTAGTACACAAACTTGTCAGTTTTAAGGTGAGTTTGTGACTCATACTGTAACTGATTCACAAAAATATCAGGACGTGATTTTAAAAAACGCAACAAGTCTGTCACTACCAATTAAACAATGTCTGaatctgctgtttgtgtttgtttaacctTAACAGCTGTGGTTGGCTGCTAATTGAATTGCTCCATAttgtacacatgtgcacaaacactcacatataATACTGGCAGCTCAATCAGCCTGGTTGAGTGTTTCTAGGGAATCAGGACTGGGTAATTTGTTGTTTCCTTCACGAGCACAATGAAAGACTGCGAGACAGAAAAGCAAATGACATCACTGACCAGAGGCTGATTACAGATAATAGGGTGCTAGCAGTATGCACTGATAGCAttaagagagagatagagggggggagagagagagagagaatgtgttgCAGTAAGAGGGGTCTATATTGGCGATGTGAATCGGCAGTGAAGCATTCTGGGGCTTCGTGTTACAGGCCTTATAAGGGCCAGGGCCCCTGTGTCTCTACTCGTCTCTGCTATTCTTAGGCTGCCTGTCCATCACCCTCAGCAACCCTGCAGGCAAGCAACTCTTCTCAATCTTAATAGTAAGTTTAGTGTTGATTTTAGAGACTTTTCACATTCTCAAATTTAAGGTTTATTGAGAGGATTTGGGAGGGGGTTGAATTCACGGTGAGAGCTTGAGGATGTTTTTTGGTGGCTCTTGTCAGGAGAGACAGTGTGCAGAGACTCTACacatatctgtgtgtatttgtgttcatgAATGCAtacctatgtgtgtgtgtgtgtgtgtgtgtgtgtgtgtgtgtgtgtgtgtgtgtcacagaggTTCCACAGCATCTGACCCAcccaccagcaccaccaccagcaccaccacccCTGGGTGTTTGTCCTGAGAACTGGGAGCAGACGGGGAGAGACGGTAGTGAAGCCAGGGCCATTGAGGTACCGGCTGGGACAAAAGGATAGCAGAGGAGGACGGAGAACAAGGGCACGCCGAGCAAGAGGCGAAACCACACAGCCAGCCAGCAGGAGTTGTTAACAGGAGGAGTGTTGACGTTTAACCGAAGATGAGTACGTACACAGTGACACTGAATGGCCCTGCTCCATGGGGCTTCAGACTACAGGGAGGAAAGGACTTCAACATGCCACTCACCATCTCCAGGGTAAGGACAAAGTCGCCCTCACAAGCTGAGATTTGTTGtgacaaagcaacttacaaaTAAAGAGAAAGTAACAAGCAGTGTGACAAGGTATCTCACAGACAATGACAAACTGATAATCCACTGTGACAGAACAATGCACTGGCACATTATGAGGAAATGCACTGCAACCGAAGGTCTTCAACACAGTCTAATATCCAGTGAGACTAAATGATACACAGACCAACTGACTTTGGCAAACTGATACACTCAAAGATAAACCAACATACACAATATGCAATAATGTAAACACATGCCATGCTTAACCTTCTAACTCCAAAAAGCTTCGCTTTTATCACATTTTCCTGCTTGAATATAAGAATATGTATCATTTCGGTGACTCATTGTGTCTTGGTAAAAACCAAACGAGTTTGAAAAGTGTACTTTTTCAGATTTCTAATGTTCCCACTGCAGCTACATTTAAATGACTATAAATGCAGCAGGTTTATTATAGGACCTCCTACACTATAAAATATAGTCCTCAAAATAACTAAATGTAACCTGGAGAAGTGAAacctttcatttttaaagcctAATTAAGCCCAGCTTTAACCCTTTCACCTGAAAATCACCTTTTCACCTGGTTTGACAACTTGTTGCATGTTCAGACTTCATTATGGTGTCTGTGCGTGTGcatatgtgtctgatatgtgtgtgtgcaggtgggattttgtgtgtgtgtgcgcagtgGCTGAGCAGCAGTTATGTAATATCGTTGTACGTGATGATGACAGGGAGGCTCAGATGTAATCTCCGGGGAGATTTCTAGAATAGAGCAGCAGTGGAAAGACTGGAATAGTTCGACTGGAGCATTTGTTACCTTTAACTGCTGTTAGTTTACttgaaaattaataaatgctTTGATTCCTTTACGTGCAAACTCAAATGTCTCATCAGCACCCAGATCTTAGCATGAGAGGTCATTGATTAATCATGATTGAAGTGGAACTGCTCAGCACAGCACTTCAAATAATCAATTTAGGGAAAGCAATACTGAGATACTGAGATTGACTAATTTTAACTACCAAATACCTTAAAATTTGATCAaagcctttaaaaaatgacatttgctgACAAAGATATAATCATCTACTACTATACAACACAGAAAAGTTCAACATTGGAAAATGACAGCAAGCAAACGAGATGAAAACataattactttattttcttatatgtataataaaCTTCATTCTGTGGAGGTAACTCTAAAAGCTTTCAGGTGGCAAATTATAACTTCTTAAtttctgcagcagagaggctgggggttgctctctctctctctctggcaggACTGCTGGTGTATTTACAGCATTTCCTTTAAATAGCAATAGAGGAGAGGTGGATGAAGTGGGGTGGGTACgggacagaaaagaagagaggagagcgAGGAAGCCTACGGCAGCTTGTGTTACCTTTAGTAAGCTTTATTCCTCACGTAGggtcagtttcagtttcaaccTGTGGAGCTGCTCCTGAGAGGACAGCGTCATTGTAGAGGAATGGATGTGTCGGATGGTTGATAGATgcaggagatgagagagagggagggaaggaaagtGTAGAGGTGATGCTTATCTGACACTTTCAGCTCCTGATTGATGCTCAGCTGGTGATCAGGCTGGGTTTCATTGATTCACAGCTCCAGACTTCTGTTAGTTTATTGTTCTCTGATCCTAGTCTTACAGGCAACCAGGGGAGCTTTGATCCACGTCTGGTATGACATTGTGTCACTGAATTTGTGTTCACCCTGTGGTTGTGATGGGCTCTGACAGGTTAACATAAAACACTGGTGCTTGACGTGACAAGTCAGGGTGCGATTACAGTTTGACATAACACCCCCACGGTTTGGATTTCGACATACTTTTACCAAGAACtaagaaaggaaagaggaatgAAGACATTGGATTCCTCACATCTTGTTAGCCAAGCTGAATATGTGACACATGTCATTTTGTGTGATCATTAGTGAGGTTCAAACTTAGAAAAACTGCTGAAATAATTATCTTAATATGTGTCATCAATGTCACTTCACTCTATTTACATGCTCTCATGAGGCtgagatatttttaaatgaatgaaaacagcacTCTGGTCTTTGATTGGCTTCTGTCATAAGCTGGTGCACATGGGAGAAGTATGCCTTAGGGGGAAAATATCCACAATATTTTTATAGACTGATCTAATAGATTTAAAACATgcaagaaacatttttaaaagaaaactctCTGGCTACTCTTTTATTAATATCCAATTTTCGAGGAATCTGTCTTCATCTCCAGTGAATGGTATCTTTGTCATCTCTTATATATGAAGTCTTTGATGTGTATGAAAACATGTATGATGGATTGgatgtgtctgcatgtgtgtttgattgcACTGAAGCAGCCATGCAGAAATAATTTTTCTCCGCCTGATAACACCTTGTTCTTCCATCCGCGGCTGAGTACTGAGCCCAGTTCTTCAgtgtggacacacacacgcacacacattgtTACACACCCGCATACAGACATAATTACTGGAATTCAACTATTCAAGGATGAGAGAGACATGcaaaaagcagacaaaaaaggaaacaggaGGAACAAGGACACAAATGACAATCTAAAGGCTGATTTCGACAGTCGACACTTTTGTTAAGTGTCACTCAACCGAAATTAAAGAGTCATGTGACTTCGGCGAAAGGTTTCAGTCGTGTCCATCATAACCAGATGCTATCCTCCAACTGGCTTGTTTAGTTACATTACATCATCCCAACTGGGACTAATTAAACAAGGATGTTGCAAATTATCTAAAGTTGcagaccaaaatatcaataaggaaGTTCAGCGAAAACTACAATCTCCATGGTGACAATAGCAACACTACCCAATCACATTGCGCGACAAAATACGATGTTGTCCATGACATAACAAAATTCTCCAGGTGCGCGACATGAGAGGAACATCTCCAGTGAGACTTTTGTCTTTCGAAAATACGTCATTTTTATCAAGTGACATTTATCAAAAGTATTGGACACCTAGAAAATTTTGTTATGTCGCGGACACGTCGTATTTTCTCACGCAATGTGATTGAGTGGTGTTGCTATTGTCGCCATGCAGATTGTCGTTTTCGCTGAACttccttattgatattttgatCTGTAACTTTAGATAACTTGTAACGTCCTTGTTTAATTAGTTTAGCTAGCTCGCCGAAGCATAAATTGAAAACGTTGCGCGTCTCTTTAATTTCTGTCGAGAGCGACcgaccataaatcagccttaagaagaagcagaaggaaatattatgtaaaaatgatataaaaaaaaagtgacataatGCATGTAAGCTACGTTATGGTTGTAGGAATGTAGCGAGGACTGCTAACCTTTATGTAAATAGAGAGGCTAGAATCAAGGAAGTCTTGTGTGAATGTCAGTAGCAGGTGTGTGGGaggggtatgtgtgtgtgtgtgtgtttgggggatGGAGGGGGGCTCAGGAGGGTCAATCACAGTGAAGCCGCAGGCATCACTAGCATTGCTTATTTTTAACTCTTTAACGGGTTGACTGTAAGCCTAGACCCAGTGCTGTATGGCCCAGGTCTCTCTGAGCTCACTTAAACCTTGTCACTGTGTAGTTTAACCACTAAAGTCTGGCTTTGTAGCAGAGCCAGGAGAGTGAGTATTCAGCTGAAGGTCAAAGAATGCCTGACAATTTGAAAGGTTTAAAAATAAAGACCTACAGGGTAACCTTTCACTATATCTCCACAATAAAAACTTCTTTTTTAGCTTTCTTTGATTTAACCACTCAGCCACCATACAGactgtatactgtattataGTTTGAGCCACATTCACTTCACCTTTAGCCAATCTTAATCTCTACTGCTGCATTCATTTCATATTCACTTGCTCAGTGCATTCCAGTAGCAAACGCAGAGATGCAAAACATTATTCTTAACATCAGAAATAAGATTATTCTGTCCTGAACACTGTATGGCTTCATTTACCAGACGTCCTGCTGcttttttactcatttatttgGGTGTCAGACAGCCTTATTTGCTGCTGTGAAGACTGATTAGAGTCTTAGGTAAAATGCAGTTCCACTCTGTCGATCAGCCTAACACAGAAATTTTGATCCAGCCCTTCATCTGCAGAACGGATGGATTAGTTTATTTTGCCTCATCAGCTTTTCTCTACCTTTAAGGCTCGATACAGCAGGCTTATTTACTGAGCTTCTACTCATACAGCATACATAACTGTGTGGAGTGAAGCGCATAGGAAGTCACATGTTGGCTGAGCTGTAGCGCTGCTTTGTGCCTTTGAGGTTTAAGGCAAAAACAGTCGGATGAACAaagtttttaatttcagtttacattttttttatttattcacagcCAGTCTAGGGCAATAAACCCCAGTCCCCAGTCTATTCCCCCAGTCtgtaatatttgtttgtgtgactgCACATGTTTTTCAGTTGCTTCTGCGTTTCCTGAGGAATTCGTGTCAGTGTGACCTGCTCTCTTAACCTCTCCATAGATAACTCCAGGCAGCAAGGCTGCAGGCGGCAGCCTGGCCCAGGGAGACATTATCTCAGCCATTGATGGGGTCAGCACCGATGGGATGACGCACCTGGAGGCCCAGAACAAGATCAAGTGTGCCACCTCTCAGCTGGCACTCACCATGCATAAGTAAACAACCAGCACACTTACACGTCACACCTGTCCCAGCAAACTTAAGTAGATGATGAAGAAGGTACTGGAGCTGGATAATATTACCATCAGAAAGAACAGAACATGAGAGCAAATAAGTTTGGACATTTAGGGGAGGAAATCAAAATGGGTACTCATGGTGCTTCGAATGATATTCAGaaattaaatgtacttttacatttaaaaggtatattttgttgtttaatcttTAGATCTAGACGCCCTGCACCAGTTCCCACAGCAACTCCCAGAATGGACTCACCCATGCCAGTCATCCCCCACCAGAAGGtaaaaaaacacccacacagcatcAATAAGTTcacaaatcaacacacacaaaaatgaaatcTATCCTTGCAAACATAAGCTGTATGTCTGCATACTTGTACATGCTTGTATATGTGTCTGTCATGAGTATTTTGTCTTGTTGTCCCCTTCTTTAATGGAGCCATAGAGCCACAGACAGTGTTCTGCTGCCCTCTAGTGTAAAATATTCACAGTGCAGCTGCAGCAAGCTCTatacagaggtcagaggtcagcaaaCCACAAACACCAGCCAACTGACGAGAAAATGGagacaaaacaagctgacaACTTTAGTCTCATTTCACTTTAAGCTTTCTTTTCTGTCTATCTTGACCTTCACCCATGTTTAAGGAGTTAAAAGAGGAGGTTCACATGGGGGAGACAGGGGATAAAATACCCTCCAAAAGGAATCTCTTCCAAGTCCCTAAAAAAGATCCAGAGATACCGCCGGCCTCTCCAACCCAACTTTCGACCCCGGTCAAACGTCCTGCATCCTTGACACCAGCTGCCGGCTCTCCAGGAGGCCAGTTGGGGCAGTACAATTCCCCAATTGGCCTTTACTCTCAGGACACGCTCAGAGAGATGATGCTGATGCAGGGCAAGTTAAGAGAGGGGTCGGCAGCTGCACAGGGACTTTCAGTGATGGGGTAGGTTACCGTAGTGATTAATACCCTCCAGTTATGTAATACTGAGTGAAGAAGGTTTAACTACCCACAAACAACAACCCAAGTTCATCTTTAATAAGTCACAACATTCCCCCgaactttctgtttttcaccCTGGGGGCATGAAGCGTTTGAAATGCACATCACACCTACCTCGTTTAACCTCACATTAACAGCACcgtgatgacaaaaaaaaatactcagaaCTTTCCATAGCTATCCCAGCATTGATCATTCCTCTCACGCATGGTGCTATTTCTGgagcatacacacaaacatacctgGCTGACCTCCAGGTAACAGAATAGCAGGAGATCAGACTACAGGGGTCATTTGGGGATCTTTATTACAGGCAGACCTGAGACACTTGACTAAAGGTCGAGTGGCCTCAGCGCCCCATTCGGATGTGTCAGACGTCCAAAACATGATTCAGAATAAAGTGAGATTCACGTGCATTGTGGGAGAAGGAAGATATCAATGAGCTTTTGGTTTACTCAGTCCTCGTGAACGGTAAAGACTCATTTactgttaaataaaaatgagaccAGGGAGATGATGTTGCAAAAAGGAAATAATTTTAAAGAACTCTCTTTGCTGTTTCAGCTCCCTGATTTCCTTCTTTGAGGCTTCTTATCTTCTGGCAAGAGTAATAAAAGAATAAGCAGATCTTATTCCGGTTTTGCCTGGAAAACCAGAGACTTGCTTGTAAAGCATTTTTTGGTGGTTGTTACAGGAGGGTGACGATTTGTTACCATAGCAGAGTCGGGCTGAGGCAAGGGCAAACTGACAATTTGACATTTAATACCATGATAAGACCAAtagttcctactgaagacataaatatttaaaatcaggTCACAAATTTCtacttaatttttaaaaaaaggctgaGTAATGTCCTGAAACTGCTGGGCACcgtagtttttagcaaatattactcaaatacaaataaaatggtgcatttgttggggactagTTTCAGCCACGGATTTGATGTGCTAGTCGGTATTTATAGATTATGTAGGATTGATTCAAAATTgattgtaatgaaggaacatgtgcaAAACAAtactggttttggtcttttctaTGTTTTCCAGTTTGCACATTTTATACTTCCCATTAGAATGACATTGTAAGAAACGTGTGTTATTTAAGTTTCACCAGGTAGCATTTTTCTGTATAGAACTGCACATCTGGAGCTCTCAAAAAGGGGCTTGCGTCAGCCTTGTCTTATTGCATCCTTGTCTCACAATATCTTTATTCTGACTGAACTATATGTTGCAATATAGCGGGAGTTCAGAGAGTTGTTGTGGCCAGCATTGAGGGAACTCTCCTCAGTGGGATAACATGAGAAAAAACAGTACGCGGCTTCACACACGAGTGAGTTGAAGAGTCTGTTGCGTTAGCGCCACAAACCCTCTTTGGCGGACCAACCACTGCTGGGTGATGGAAAACTAGCTGTGCGCTGCTTGTGATTTTTCCCGGGAACGTCGCCACCGACACCCAGTTCCTgatactgcaaatgcaagggCTTTCAGCAGTGGGCCATAGGCTCAATCACCATTGCGTTACCTCATTTGGTGCGagatagtgacttaacagacatttattgaaatgaaaatcttcGAGACTTTTACTCTAATTATGGACGTAATGTGCTTGGCCTCTGACATATCACTTCCAGGCATCAGTCTTCACTAATGTGTTCCCCCGCTGGAGCTGAGCTGGTTTACAGTAACTGCCAGTGGTAAGTCAGGTGTCAGGAAACGTGCTGCAGGCAGACTGCAGGACGATGACGCCTGTATCATGCCAGCGGCCCCACCTCATCGAGTACATGGAGACTCTGATTCCACCggatcgcacacacacacacacacacacaggagagagcaGCTGTTGCACATGGTCATGGAATGTTCTGCTCCTGTTACACACCATCCTCCTGAATCCCCTCGATGCCTCCTTGCCAAACCTGAGATAGGATGCCCCGTCTGTAGGGAGACGTCCCACGTGTGCCGAGCACGCTCCTCTTCACCTACTGTaccctgaacacatccatgtaccgtgtatgtatgtgtgtgtgtcacggCTGCAATTCTGACATAAGTGGATCAGGTggtatgtgttgtgtttttgtgggtGTATGTATTTGTGGCTGTTCTGTGCTAAATGCGTCGCTCCTGTGTCATGTGATAGAGACACTTCTGCTCTTGTCAGTCACCCCTGATGATGCAGGGGAAGCTGGGAAATATCCCAGTGATGACAAACGGCTGCTATTCTGACCTGTAGATGGGATTACTGCATGGCACTGTAGTTGGATAGTTtcctacaaacacacagtgcCATTGTTATAACCAAAATACCCCCGGTGATTCATtacattctctctttctctttctgtctgtccgtcCCTCTCTGGTGTGTTTCAGGTTATCGCAAACACAGCTGCAAAGTCAGTACCAGAACATTTCTTAGGATTTCATGTGCATGAAGTGTACCTCAGTAGAGACTATTTAGTGATGGTGTGGAGTGAAGGTGTGGCCAACATGGATTCATGTGCGTgtagctaaagctaaagcttTATGCCTCATTGTGACTGTAACAGTATATTGAGTGTAATGATCATTTGTCTCTTCAGGTACCTGCAACAATAACTCACAGGCTGAGAATTTAAGATGTGTTATTAACATCTGGTCCCCAGAAGTGGAAAGTAAAAAACTACACCCACTCAACTCAAGCACTCTAGTTAACTACAGTTTCATGGTTTTGctcctttacttgagtaaattttGTGAGATTTTCTACTTTTCCTCCACAACATTTCATCGCTTTATATTAATTTGACAGCTATAGTACAAGTTAATTTACAGAAAGAGATTAAATATCCTGCAAAACCTATTTTAGGAAGAGttcataatataatgtaatgctAAACTACACAATATTTAGTAGATggagtaaacacaaacacagtatgAAAGGACCAAAATGAGTACTTTTGACACTTGAGTATATTTTAGAGCTGatacttatttacttttacttaactaAACTTTTTAATGCAGAACTTATACCTCTAATGGAGAATTTTCTGATATTTACCTATGTTTTCCACCTCTGCTGGTCCTCTTAAATCGCCCATATTCATCATGTGAAAATGATGAATGGACTGTTTATAAGTGCATGAACAAGTCGTATGTGTGTGCTATACATTCATGTTTGGCAGTCGTGTATCAGTAAAAGAAATATCTGTGgtggtgcgtgtgtgttttactgtgtcatGCAGATAATATTCTGGCAGTTTTGCCTGGCAATTGTtttaaacattagcatgtttggttttctttggACTGGTATGTCAACTTAACTGTTGGTAAAAGCTTGTATTTTGTTCAGCTGCAAGTCATGATGAAGCCTCTGTCCCAGTTCCACACTACATAGTAATGCTATAAAGTATACACTGTTTCCAGAGTTAGAACACAAGCAGCGTATGTCATTTACACttttacatgaaaatgataagtaaatcaaacagaaacactGGAATGACTCTCCTAATTAAACTTAAAGCCACTGTGCGTGAAttgtaatgttattttatcattGTTTCACTTATTCTGATTccataaagttttatttgtagAAATATGAGACAATAATGGGGGAAATTACTGCAGTTTATGTGTTGGTTTCAGTTTCAGCACATCCATTAGGGGGCTCCAATGTCAAAAATTGTCCACTTTTACACACAGCAGCTTTAATGAGGCGAGAGAAAAATGCTTTTGCCTCGCCAATGTTCCCAGTTCATCATTACATTTCCCTCCCCTGTGTGTAACTCATTGATTCTCTTTgagcattgcattgtgggacaacTGTGTCCATAAACAGCTCAAAAATCAAGCAAATTGATTTGGTTTTGTAATTATTGCTTATTAATATAAATTGTCACTACAATCATTAGCCAACATTAttgaagtttctttttttaatcttcttttttcaattttgtttgcttttattattattctcattGCTGTCTGGGGAATTAATCTGCAtccttaagaaaaaaaaaaactgaattagtTAGTACGTAGTGGTATGTAGTATGGAAGTGGGACACAGATATAGTAAAGTGTGATGTGTAAATGCGCTGCGTAGAACATGAGGTCTTTCTAAAAGCTTATATTCAGTGGTATAACAGCTCCACCTATCTGTCAGGTGCATTATTACATGTTGACCTGGATTCCTCCCTTCACTTTGGTGCTCTCTGTGTTATTTCTCTCCTTCGctcctcctcttttccctctttAACCTCTCACCTTCAAACCCCTCACCCCTGCACCTGAAACCCCTCTTCGAcccactgacctctgaccccttcCCTACGTCACTGACAGTGTGGAGTACACTCCCAGCTTCAACCCCATAGCTCTGAAAGACTCGGCCCTGTCCACCCACAAGCCCATTGAGGTTAGGGGTCCAGGGGGAAAGGCCACCATCGTTCACGCCCAGTACAACACACCCATTAGCATGTACTCACAGGACGCCATCATGGACGCCATCGCAGGGCAGTCGCAGGCCAAGGGACATGACAGGTGAGGTTACACAACTAAACTAATCCCTTCCCCACACTTTGTGCTTTCTCCAACCACATACTGTTCACACACCAATCAAACCTTTCCCAAAGCCCACAGGGTCGGTTCACccaaatcataaaaacatccaTACTTTCTCACTTACCGCTAGTAGCATCGATGTcgattgttttggttttatttgtccaaaatTTAACAGCATGTCCAGGTATATGAATAATCCACAGAAAATGCTGTCAACAATTTTCATTTGAACTACTTGTGCCAAAGAAATAGTTCCTATAAGAATGTTGACTCCTCCATAGAGCTTCAAAGtagtaaagtttttttttcaggtgtcCAGGTTTTTGGAAGTAAAAGTCCTGTTGGAGCAAGATGGCCATGAAACTCTCCTGATTGATTCATAAGAGATCCACTACTGcattagaaaataataataaaaagtgaaaGGATACAAGTTTTTGTACATAAAAACTTAAGAAGAGAAGTTAACCCACGATTCCTAAGGAACATTTCAACAAGAAACATTGAATCACCAAGCTCAACTAATGGCAAAATGAAGCCAACGATTATTTATATAGTTTTTATAGCCCTTCACCACACAAAAAACTGATGACTAATTATATAAATCCTGTATCCTGTAGACTTTTGTGTATCTTTGTCGAataaaaaatgagtaaaacagtGGCGGCAGAAATCTCAAAGAAGAGGAATCTCAAAACCAGGGCATAAAACACAATCAGCATGGCTATATACCACCAGcagtaagtgagaaaatatgtatttttggtCATTTGAATGAACAAACCCTTTAAAAATACTTTGCCTAAAAAGCCCAAGCACATAAAGAGGCTTTTGAACGTACCTGCTACAAATCGGATGCCCGGGCTTTTCCTTGTTGTCCGTGTCCGTGCCATGTACTCCTCTGTGCCTTTCACCCACTTTCCTTTGCTCATTCCATCCACAACCAACCACACCTGTGCTGTCCTCCACCCATCCCTCCCCATCCTTCCCTCCTGGTTGTGACCTCAGTGAGGAGGCGGGCTCCCCCCTGGCGTAAGTACAGCAGCTTTCCTATTCTATCCCGCCTCTCCTCATACAGTCTCCTATCATGTGTCTCCTTTGTCTCATGATTTCATAACAGCTTGTGCGTCGCTCCATATGTCTCATAAACTAACACTCATctgtgtttctgacgtgtttatATGTCAAACCAAAGTATTTGATGGACAAACTCACTAACCACAAGCCCTTGATGGACTTGGTTATGTGTCTGGAAGTACTTACATGTATAGGTACTTTGGTGAAAGTATGAGAGTGTGAGTTGTGTTACTGGGTTTTTGGGGGTCTTCGTCCTCTCCTGAAAAAGCAGCCGTCGCAAGCTCGGGAACCTGATGGGATTTCATGGCATGGGAATGTTCTGAGTATCCGATCACAGGTTTTCAAACGACTACCCGTTCAGTATTGACTCACTTTTCTAACACTTATTAAAGAATGCTAAATGAAAACGATCAAGTCATGTTGCTGTGTAAACTCACTCCGATATGTTCTGTACACAGAAGAACCTTCAAACTATGGGTCAGCGTAAAGacaatgaacaatgaacacacatactgtatgtaaaggaACAATAATGTAACAATTGGCCATAATGTAAAAACTGCCCATTACTGcccttttttctctgtaaattaatagttagtcctgtgttctcctttgttccattttatattttaaattctttgatttcatgattg is a genomic window of Thunnus maccoyii chromosome 20, fThuMac1.1, whole genome shotgun sequence containing:
- the ldb3b gene encoding LIM domain-binding protein 3b isoform X1 gives rise to the protein MSTYTVTLNGPAPWGFRLQGGKDFNMPLTISRITPGSKAAGGSLAQGDIISAIDGVSTDGMTHLEAQNKIKCATSQLALTMHKSRRPAPVPTATPRMDSPMPVIPHQKVIANTAANVEYTPSFNPIALKDSALSTHKPIEVRGPGGKATIVHAQYNTPISMYSQDAIMDAIAGQSQAKGHDSEEAGSPLAGALPIKDPVVDCASPVYQAVIRPGESSQEMSEWARRAANLQSKSFRILAHITGTEYLQDPDEEALQRSREKFESEVKGPRFAKLKNWHQGLSSQILNIQE
- the ldb3b gene encoding LIM domain-binding protein 3b isoform X2, with product MSTYTVTLNGPAPWGFRLQGGKDFNMPLTISRITPGSKAAGGSLAQGDIISAIDGVSTDGMTHLEAQNKIKCATSQLALTMHKSRRPAPVPTATPRMDSPMPVIPHQKVIANTAANVEYTPSFNPIALKDSALSTHKPIEVRGPGGKATIVHAQYNTPISMYSQDAIMDAIAGQSQAKGHDSGALPIKDPVVDCASPVYQAVIRPGESSQEMSEWARRAANLQSKSFRILAHITGTEYLQDPDEEALQRSREKFESEVKGPRFAKLKNWHQGLSSQILNIQE